The following are from one region of the Methanobacterium veterum genome:
- a CDS encoding cysteine hydrolase family protein, with protein MKRALLVIDVQNEYFTGKLPVTYPENSFENIIKVIDFANENKIPVLLIQHTNPEKDAATFKKGTDGHKIHEEVMKREYDKIIEKNLPGSFTGTELGLWLKENNIDTLVISGYMTQMCCDTTARHAMHLGFNVEFLSDATGTLDISNYAGEISAEELHKAILITQATRFSEVMSADEWIKTAVNYK; from the coding sequence ATGAAAAGAGCACTGCTTGTAATAGATGTACAGAATGAATATTTCACTGGTAAATTGCCAGTTACATATCCAGAAAACAGCTTTGAAAATATTATTAAAGTTATAGATTTTGCAAATGAAAATAAAATTCCAGTACTTCTCATTCAACACACCAATCCTGAAAAAGATGCAGCTACCTTTAAAAAAGGTACTGATGGACATAAAATTCATGAAGAAGTAATGAAAAGAGAATATGATAAAATCATAGAGAAAAATTTGCCAGGAAGTTTTACAGGAACAGAATTAGGGCTCTGGCTTAAAGAAAACAACATAGATACCCTCGTAATCAGTGGATACATGACTCAAATGTGCTGTGATACAACTGCAAGGCATGCCATGCATCTAGGTTTTAATGTTGAGTTTTTAAGTGATGCTACCGGAACACTTGATATATCAAATTATGCTGGAGAAATCAGTGCTGAAGAACTGCATAAAGCCATATTAATTACACAAGCCACGAGGTTCAGTGAAGTCATGTCTGCAGACGAATGGATAAAAACAGCTGTAAACTATAAATAA
- a CDS encoding PadR family transcriptional regulator, with translation MSLSHAILGLLTYRPLTGYALKKIFDKSISHVWSASLSQIYRELSALEKKGYVQSTIKKQEDRPDKKIYNITEEGRNAFQEWLKDFSGTFTSPKRDEFMLKIFFGSKLEKEQLITEFNQFILQKKEYLRSLKGIEKNFGRYRHEFTVDIPEKEEIFWNFTIKRGIMNLETAVKWAEECIEELKS, from the coding sequence ATGTCGTTATCACATGCAATTTTAGGTCTTTTAACTTACAGGCCTCTAACTGGCTACGCTTTAAAAAAAATATTTGATAAATCGATATCTCATGTATGGTCGGCTAGTTTAAGTCAAATTTACAGAGAACTATCTGCTTTAGAAAAAAAAGGATATGTGCAATCAACTATTAAAAAGCAGGAAGATCGGCCTGATAAGAAGATATATAATATAACTGAAGAAGGTAGAAATGCATTTCAGGAGTGGCTAAAAGATTTCTCAGGGACTTTTACATCTCCAAAAAGGGATGAATTCATGCTTAAAATTTTCTTTGGGTCAAAATTAGAAAAAGAACAGTTAATAACAGAATTTAATCAATTTATTTTGCAAAAGAAAGAGTATCTAAGATCATTAAAAGGGATAGAAAAGAATTTTGGTAGATATCGCCATGAGTTTACAGTGGATATCCCTGAAAAAGAGGAGATCTTCTGGAATTTTACCATTAAAAGAGGCATAATGAATTTAGAAACTGCTGTAAAATGGGCTGAAGAATGTATTGAAGAATTAAAAAGTTAG
- a CDS encoding EFR1 family ferrodoxin (N-terminal region resembles flavodoxins. C-terminal ferrodoxin region binds two 4Fe-4S clusters.) produces MKTKIFYFTGTGNSLSVARDISNELGGAELVSIPAVVDGHIETDDSDIGIVFPVYMWGIPNMVVDFVQKLKISSDQYVFAVTTCAGQPGETLVQLQKMLQKKGTDLHAGFAVRETANTIQEDNIFIKIAMLIERNSKITKSGKERLSEMVEVITNKKEHEPETSSVMLNKFGNFVYGMGMSRINTMGKFWADEKCSMCLNCQRICPSNNIEVVNDKPHWTQNCEFCQACIQWCPKEAIHIKNEDPKRRYHNPEIKVKDIMIR; encoded by the coding sequence ATGAAAACTAAGATATTTTATTTTACTGGAACTGGCAACTCATTATCCGTTGCAAGAGATATTAGTAATGAACTTGGGGGTGCAGAACTTGTTTCAATTCCTGCAGTTGTAGATGGACATATTGAAACCGATGATTCTGATATTGGGATTGTTTTTCCAGTTTATATGTGGGGAATACCTAATATGGTGGTTGATTTTGTTCAAAAACTTAAAATAAGCAGTGATCAATATGTTTTTGCTGTAACCACATGTGCAGGTCAGCCGGGTGAAACACTGGTTCAGCTGCAGAAGATGCTTCAAAAGAAAGGTACAGACTTACATGCAGGTTTTGCAGTTAGGGAAACTGCTAATACGATTCAGGAAGATAACATTTTTATTAAAATTGCCATGCTAATTGAAAGGAACAGCAAGATAACTAAGTCTGGAAAAGAAAGGCTTTCAGAGATGGTAGAAGTTATAACTAATAAAAAGGAACATGAACCTGAAACAAGTTCCGTGATGCTTAATAAATTTGGTAACTTCGTTTATGGGATGGGTATGAGCCGGATAAATACCATGGGTAAATTTTGGGCTGATGAAAAGTGCAGTATGTGCTTAAACTGCCAGAGGATTTGCCCGAGCAACAACATTGAAGTAGTAAATGATAAACCTCACTGGACTCAAAACTGCGAATTCTGCCAGGCATGTATTCAGTGGTGCCCTAAAGAGGCAATTCATATTAAAAATGAGGATCCTAAAAGGCGCTATCATAATCCTGAAATAAAGGTAAAAGATATAATGATAAGATAG
- a CDS encoding MBL fold metallo-hydrolase — protein MTNDVYALDSTKGNYAYLIFGEEIILVDTGRPGQGKGILNDLKSMDIEPKDVKHILITHHDVDHIGSLAFLQQATGAKIWASKEDIPYIYGEKNRPGIKKLISYIMRVKKPENINSYPEDGKIGNIEAISTPGHTPGHVCFIYNGVLFAGDLFRTSNGKIALMKSFMNWNDSVLKESLVKIDNFDFEWICPAHGEPLKRNGQLKELY, from the coding sequence GTGACTAATGATGTTTATGCATTGGATTCAACAAAAGGAAATTATGCTTATTTAATTTTTGGCGAAGAAATAATTTTAGTTGATACAGGACGTCCTGGACAGGGAAAAGGGATTTTAAATGATTTGAAATCTATGGATATAGAACCTAAAGATGTTAAACATATTTTAATAACACACCATGATGTAGACCATATTGGGAGCCTTGCTTTCCTGCAGCAGGCGACTGGGGCTAAAATATGGGCCTCAAAAGAAGATATTCCTTATATTTATGGAGAAAAAAACCGTCCTGGTATCAAAAAATTGATTTCATATATTATGAGAGTTAAAAAGCCGGAAAATATAAATTCTTATCCTGAAGATGGAAAAATAGGGAATATTGAAGCTATATCCACTCCGGGACATACTCCGGGGCATGTATGTTTCATTTATAATGGTGTTTTATTTGCCGGTGACTTATTCAGGACATCAAATGGAAAAATAGCTCTCATGAAATCATTTATGAACTGGAATGATTCTGTTTTAAAAGAGTCCCTGGTTAAAATTGATAATTTTGATTTTGAGTGGATATGTCCTGCCCATGGTGAACCACTTAAAAGAAATGGGCAGTTAAAAGAATTGTATTAA
- a CDS encoding class I SAM-dependent methyltransferase translates to MEDTHNQEYWNEAAKEKEFPTPFKIEEFEKHVSKEINILDVGCGYGRILNELYSNGFKNLTGIDYSKGMVERGLNEHPYLNLIKTDGDSIPFPDNKFDAVLLISVLTSNVKDEEQEKLISEIFRVLKDDGILYLTDFLINSDKRNLGRYQKYEDKYGIYGIFELPEGAVLRHHTEEHILKLTNDFKKIVFEKTVFDTMNGHKSNGFYYIGKKR, encoded by the coding sequence ATGGAAGATACTCACAATCAGGAATACTGGAACGAAGCAGCCAAAGAAAAAGAATTTCCAACCCCTTTTAAAATTGAAGAGTTTGAAAAACATGTTTCAAAGGAAATAAACATCTTAGATGTGGGCTGTGGCTATGGAAGGATTCTAAATGAACTTTACAGTAATGGTTTTAAGAATTTAACAGGTATTGATTACTCTAAGGGAATGGTAGAGCGAGGTTTAAATGAACACCCTTATTTAAATCTTATTAAAACTGATGGGGACAGTATACCATTTCCTGATAACAAATTTGATGCTGTGCTTCTTATTTCTGTGTTAACGTCCAATGTTAAAGATGAAGAACAGGAAAAACTGATTTCAGAAATCTTTAGAGTGCTTAAAGATGATGGGATTTTATATCTAACTGATTTTTTAATAAATTCGGATAAAAGAAATCTTGGGAGATACCAAAAATATGAAGATAAATATGGGATTTATGGTATTTTTGAACTTCCAGAGGGTGCAGTTTTAAGGCATCATACTGAAGAACATATTTTGAAATTAACAAATGATTTCAAAAAGATTGTATTTGAAAAAACAGTTTTTGACACCATGAACGGCCATAAATCAAATGGGTTTTATTATATTGGGAAAAAGAGATAA
- a CDS encoding cupin domain-containing protein, which produces MKTYKIGKTSEDDYIKVFDGIERKTLVYGDNTLLTEFKLEKGKILPAHSHPEEQTGYLVSGHIILIINGERHDIKPGDSWAIPGDAEHGAETIEDSVAVEIFSPVREDYIPE; this is translated from the coding sequence ATGAAGACATATAAAATTGGAAAAACAAGTGAAGATGATTATATTAAAGTTTTTGACGGAATAGAACGAAAAACACTGGTTTATGGAGATAATACACTTTTAACTGAATTTAAATTAGAAAAAGGAAAAATACTACCTGCACACAGCCACCCTGAAGAGCAGACTGGCTACCTCGTATCGGGCCACATAATACTGATTATCAACGGCGAAAGGCATGATATAAAACCTGGCGACAGCTGGGCAATTCCAGGCGATGCAGAGCACGGTGCAGAGACAATTGAAGATTCAGTTGCTGTTGAAATATTTTCGCCGGTTCGAGAAGATTATATCCCTGAATAA
- a CDS encoding HEAT repeat domain-containing protein, whose amino-acid sequence MITEDKKKQSRKKRGQISSEELEPCIEFDAERLIEMLNSNNPQERTIAATILGNRRDKKGILTLCNSLKKEKALYSRIAMSEALGKMGESAVPPLIKLLGQIGNNQERELPEKYFNKKSFPLARDMAARTIIKIGKPATPYLIEVIEKQDDYISQQAVDALGGIAAKTGDRSALPVLLNSLGSNNEITLWKVIRSLSGFKHSSKALPPLLNILERDYDAAIIWESARTLGQININNQDVMDALCKLEKNDHPEIKKAAKNALINLENL is encoded by the coding sequence ATGATAACTGAAGATAAAAAGAAACAAAGTAGGAAAAAAAGAGGGCAGATTTCATCAGAAGAACTTGAACCATGTATTGAATTTGATGCAGAACGTTTAATTGAAATGTTAAACAGCAATAATCCCCAAGAAAGAACGATTGCTGCGACTATATTAGGAAATAGAAGAGATAAAAAAGGGATATTAACACTATGTAATTCTTTAAAGAAAGAGAAAGCACTTTATTCACGAATTGCAATGTCTGAAGCGTTGGGGAAAATGGGCGAATCAGCAGTTCCTCCATTAATCAAATTATTGGGCCAGATTGGAAATAATCAGGAAAGAGAACTACCAGAAAAATATTTTAACAAGAAAAGTTTTCCACTGGCACGCGATATGGCTGCAAGGACAATTATAAAGATTGGAAAACCTGCCACACCCTATTTAATTGAAGTAATAGAAAAACAGGATGATTATATCTCACAGCAGGCAGTTGATGCTTTAGGAGGAATAGCCGCTAAGACAGGTGACAGGAGTGCACTGCCTGTACTGCTTAATAGCCTTGGTTCAAATAATGAAATTACCTTGTGGAAAGTAATCAGGTCTTTAAGTGGATTTAAACATAGTTCTAAAGCACTGCCGCCACTGCTAAATATTTTAGAAAGAGATTATGACGCTGCAATTATCTGGGAATCTGCAAGAACACTAGGCCAGATAAATATCAACAACCAGGATGTTATGGATGCTCTTTGTAAATTAGAAAAGAATGATCACCCTGAAATTAAAAAGGCAGCAAAAAATGCGTTGATAAATCTTGAAAATCTTTAA
- a CDS encoding GNAT family N-acetyltransferase, which produces MRIRPGFPKLSTERLILRKMTKKDAETLFKFWSDDEVTKYMNMNSFVNIEQATYMINFLNNLFKNKEGIRWAIIRKEDNTLIGTCGFNTWIKRSSRGEIGYELGHGYWGKGYATEALKEVIRFGFKETLLNRIEAYVVPEASRSINVLEKLGFRKEGTLREYGYWNNRYWSEHIYALLRKEWKQLK; this is translated from the coding sequence TTGAGAATAAGACCAGGATTTCCGAAACTATCTACAGAAAGATTAATTTTACGCAAAATGACCAAAAAAGATGCAGAAACATTATTTAAGTTCTGGTCTGATGATGAAGTTACAAAATATATGAATATGAACTCTTTTGTAAATATTGAACAGGCCACATATATGATTAACTTTTTAAACAACCTTTTTAAAAACAAAGAGGGTATTAGATGGGCAATAATACGAAAAGAAGATAATACCCTTATTGGGACCTGTGGTTTTAACACATGGATCAAAAGAAGCTCTAGAGGAGAAATTGGATACGAGTTAGGCCACGGATATTGGGGAAAAGGATACGCTACTGAAGCATTGAAAGAAGTGATCCGATTTGGATTTAAAGAAACACTTTTAAACCGTATTGAAGCATATGTTGTCCCTGAAGCATCAAGATCCATTAATGTACTTGAAAAGCTTGGCTTTAGAAAAGAAGGGACCCTCAGAGAATATGGGTACTGGAACAACAGGTACTGGAGCGAGCATATTTACGCATTACTCCGGAAAGAATGGAAGCAGTTGAAATAA
- a CDS encoding SGNH/GDSL hydrolase family protein, with product MKTILCYGDSLTWGYDPSNGKRIARDKRWPGVLRNDLGSNYFVIEEGLNGRTTLWDDPLHGGYKNGMKYLIPCLASHRPVDLVILFLGTNDLKTRFSLSATEIARSIRVLVDLILKSEAGPHENAPEILLVAPPIITELSNFAEEFESGKTKSNLLGKYYKQVAEEHNVHFLDSSEVVVASDLDGIHLDVGEHVKLGHVMASIVGKIMK from the coding sequence ATGAAAACTATTCTTTGTTACGGTGATTCACTTACATGGGGCTATGATCCTTCAAATGGTAAGCGTATTGCAAGAGATAAACGATGGCCAGGAGTTTTAAGGAACGATTTAGGCAGCAATTATTTTGTAATTGAAGAAGGACTGAATGGTAGAACAACATTATGGGACGACCCACTACATGGGGGTTATAAGAATGGAATGAAATACCTTATACCATGTCTTGCATCCCATAGACCAGTTGATCTTGTAATATTATTTTTAGGCACCAATGACCTTAAAACCCGCTTTTCTCTTTCTGCTACAGAAATTGCCCGTAGTATCCGTGTTCTGGTGGATCTAATCCTTAAAAGTGAAGCAGGTCCCCACGAAAATGCACCAGAAATATTATTAGTTGCTCCGCCAATAATTACAGAACTATCCAATTTTGCTGAGGAATTTGAAAGTGGAAAAACTAAATCAAATCTATTAGGCAAATATTACAAGCAGGTAGCTGAAGAGCATAATGTTCATTTCTTAGACTCTTCAGAAGTGGTTGTAGCAAGCGACTTGGATGGAATTCATCTGGATGTCGGGGAACATGTTAAACTCGGCCATGTAATGGCCAGTATTGTTGGAAAAATCATGAAATAA
- a CDS encoding alpha/beta hydrolase — protein sequence MSNKQAEEVLDTINKNISLSQGNIFQLRKDFEQLYLKFSSKHELNVKIQNVSDIPGFKICAENAQDDHIILFFHGGSFTTGSTKDHLDLCGKLSRASGFCVFSIDYRLAPEYKFPDAVEDCLMSYLWLLKNGIEASQIVIAGISAGGTLALSTLLSLRDNEVELPRAAVCMSPLVDMLFEGHSMVTNKGKDWITQERLEKSRKIYLKGNSLTQPLASPLYADLHGLPPIMIQVGSHELLLDDIIKFYEKAIDSNVEVTFELWKDMFHSFQIFSSCIEEGQNATRNAGKYIKHMLSL from the coding sequence ATGAGCAATAAACAAGCGGAAGAAGTATTGGACACAATAAACAAAAATATTTCTTTAAGTCAGGGAAATATATTTCAGCTAAGAAAAGATTTTGAACAGCTGTATCTTAAATTCAGTTCTAAACATGAGCTTAATGTGAAAATTCAAAACGTCAGTGATATCCCTGGATTTAAAATCTGTGCTGAAAATGCTCAAGATGACCATATAATACTGTTTTTCCATGGAGGCAGCTTTACAACAGGCTCTACAAAGGATCACCTTGACTTGTGCGGGAAACTATCTCGTGCATCAGGTTTTTGTGTTTTTAGCATTGATTACAGGCTTGCACCAGAATATAAATTTCCTGATGCTGTAGAAGACTGCCTAATGTCATATTTATGGCTCTTAAAGAATGGAATAGAAGCCTCCCAAATTGTTATTGCAGGAATATCTGCTGGTGGAACTTTAGCGTTATCTACGCTTTTATCTCTACGAGATAATGAAGTTGAGCTTCCAAGAGCTGCAGTATGCATGTCACCCCTGGTTGATATGCTATTTGAAGGTCATTCCATGGTAACAAATAAAGGAAAAGACTGGATTACCCAAGAAAGGCTTGAAAAATCAAGGAAAATCTATTTAAAGGGTAACAGCCTAACTCAGCCTTTAGCTTCACCCCTTTATGCAGATTTACATGGATTACCGCCCATAATGATTCAGGTCGGCAGCCATGAACTGCTCCTGGACGATATTATAAAATTTTATGAAAAAGCAATTGATTCCAATGTTGAAGTGACTTTTGAACTCTGGAAAGACATGTTTCACAGTTTTCAGATTTTTTCATCATGTATTGAAGAAGGGCAAAATGCCACCCGAAATGCTGGAAAATATATAAAGCATATGTTATCACTGTAA
- a CDS encoding PadR family transcriptional regulator gives MEEHMQIFKSLSKYERKLIKGLMKGFSNIMILWLINKKRMHGYEIMTALSNSNPYDNKMPSTSKIYPVLHDLEKNGLIKGSWEHQGKRKVKCYVITDEGKNFILSFKKLSDHAKKDHANLWTEFQEYMGSI, from the coding sequence ATGGAAGAACATATGCAGATCTTTAAAAGTTTGTCTAAATATGAAAGAAAACTTATTAAAGGTTTAATGAAAGGTTTCAGCAATATTATGATTTTATGGCTTATTAACAAAAAGAGGATGCATGGATATGAGATAATGACTGCACTTAGTAATTCTAACCCCTATGATAATAAAATGCCAAGTACCAGTAAGATTTATCCAGTACTGCATGATTTAGAAAAGAATGGACTAATAAAAGGATCTTGGGAGCATCAAGGAAAAAGAAAGGTAAAATGTTATGTAATAACTGATGAAGGTAAAAATTTCATTTTAAGCTTCAAAAAACTCTCTGACCATGCTAAAAAGGATCATGCTAACCTATGGACAGAATTTCAAGAATATATGGGTTCTATTTAA
- a CDS encoding Nre family DNA repair protein — protein MIKGKEAYLKRLTANINMKSVDVGKELDGTTPPSVFIGSWNYPKVYAGPMIAPMQGDISIMDSPESWIPNQTTQEEIIGYRLNLVRGKQTVGIQDFNNSFVEKLQEISLASTSIESEAEFGSRPKGLSFSDETAPHGPSALIEKFDIDAVKWDRQLEKVYYDTDFKAAAATVDLHSKGVPFSSIQKAFSVGTMGVEKNRKLVPTRWSITACDTIIADNLLREVRHYDILDTYRVYEFSSLNNYYAVLLLPMEWQYEWIEAFMHVMGREELIFADHELNGGKKEYSCVGGCYYTCKMAILEALAREKKQAGAIVLREAYNGYVPLGVFNVRENVRSAMSEIPREFEDMKTALAYIESKLKLPMDKFKETSTLLQDLMRSRQMTLDNFFR, from the coding sequence ATGATAAAGGGCAAGGAAGCCTACCTCAAAAGGCTCACAGCAAACATCAACATGAAATCAGTTGATGTAGGAAAAGAACTCGATGGAACTACACCGCCTTCAGTCTTCATTGGGAGCTGGAATTATCCTAAAGTGTATGCCGGCCCAATGATTGCACCAATGCAGGGCGATATATCTATTATGGACAGTCCTGAGTCATGGATTCCAAACCAGACAACTCAGGAAGAGATCATAGGCTACAGGTTGAATTTAGTACGCGGTAAACAAACTGTAGGGATACAGGACTTTAATAATTCGTTTGTTGAAAAATTGCAGGAGATTTCCCTTGCATCCACTTCAATTGAAAGCGAGGCTGAATTTGGGAGTCGCCCTAAGGGTCTTTCATTCAGCGATGAAACCGCCCCACACGGTCCAAGTGCTTTAATTGAAAAATTTGACATAGATGCAGTTAAATGGGACCGCCAGCTGGAAAAAGTGTACTACGACACTGATTTTAAGGCAGCTGCAGCCACAGTTGACCTCCACAGCAAAGGGGTTCCCTTTTCAAGTATCCAGAAGGCATTTTCTGTGGGAACAATGGGGGTTGAAAAAAACAGGAAATTAGTCCCTACACGGTGGTCAATTACAGCCTGTGATACAATTATAGCAGATAATTTGCTTCGAGAAGTCCGGCATTATGATATACTGGATACTTACAGAGTATATGAATTCAGCAGCCTCAACAATTATTATGCTGTGTTGTTACTCCCAATGGAATGGCAGTATGAATGGATCGAAGCGTTCATGCATGTTATGGGCCGTGAAGAGCTCATATTTGCAGATCACGAATTAAACGGTGGTAAAAAAGAATATTCATGTGTAGGTGGATGCTATTATACTTGTAAGATGGCAATCCTGGAAGCCCTTGCCCGTGAGAAGAAACAGGCCGGCGCTATAGTACTGAGGGAAGCTTATAATGGATATGTCCCTCTGGGAGTTTTCAACGTCAGGGAAAATGTAAGGAGTGCAATGAGTGAAATCCCAAGGGAATTTGAAGACATGAAAACAGCCCTTGCTTATATTGAAAGTAAATTAAAGCTCCCTATGGATAAATTCAAAGAAACAAGTACTTTGCTTCAGGATTTGATGAGGTCCAGGCAGATGACGCTGGATAACTTTTTCAGGTAA
- a CDS encoding Ig-like domain-containing protein, whose protein sequence is MNGSHGNDANDGLSWKTAKLTIANATGTVSDGGTVNIANGVYRGSGNTKIIINKSMTITGQSKSGTIINGDNSAQIFKIQKYPREESMPNLNIVIQNLTITNGNPVGTRGTISTDNVCEDTLTIKDCIFKYNNEAIYCNMGTCAVTGCTFINNTRAISNTATLTITGCTFVNNTAYSGGAIATSGTCTITRSVFTGNKATGDTGGAIHNIGTLNVFNSAFTYNNAAYNGGAIYSKGNLTANFNQITENTCRMGGSIVRNTGGTTNAELNWWGNNNKPTGIGGFTINKWFVLKVNTNSSSVPINTNSKITADLRYDNYGTLHTESYLPNGIPVAFTTNLGTVSAKAYTVKGIAQSTLKSALGGTANVSAIVNSQQVSKLIKIIDKIPPKVSSTNPKNNATGFSRTATISIKFNENIKASTYWSKIYVKNMKTGKTAVISKAIKGNTLYIKMSSKRYPYTWYQIYIPKTAIKDNFNNNLAAAYTFKFKTGKYPLNYQ, encoded by the coding sequence GTGAACGGTTCACATGGAAACGATGCAAATGACGGTCTCTCCTGGAAAACCGCGAAATTAACAATTGCAAACGCGACAGGAACCGTATCAGATGGTGGGACTGTAAATATAGCAAATGGAGTTTACAGAGGGTCTGGCAACACCAAGATCATAATTAACAAGAGCATGACTATAACAGGACAAAGTAAAAGCGGCACTATCATAAATGGAGACAATAGTGCACAAATATTCAAGATTCAAAAGTACCCTAGAGAAGAATCAATGCCAAACTTAAATATAGTAATCCAGAATTTAACAATTACAAATGGAAATCCTGTAGGAACAAGAGGCACTATTTCAACTGATAATGTATGTGAAGATACTCTAACTATCAAAGACTGTATTTTTAAATATAATAATGAGGCAATTTACTGTAATATGGGCACCTGTGCGGTTACTGGATGTACTTTCATAAATAACACACGTGCTATCTCTAACACTGCTACATTAACTATTACTGGCTGTACTTTCGTAAATAACACTGCGTATTCTGGTGGTGCTATTGCCACTTCAGGTACTTGTACTATAACTAGAAGTGTATTCACAGGTAATAAAGCAACTGGCGATACTGGTGGTGCTATTCACAACATAGGCACCTTAAATGTCTTTAACAGTGCTTTCACATATAACAATGCCGCTTATAACGGTGGTGCTATTTACAGTAAAGGTAACTTAACCGCTAACTTCAATCAGATTACTGAAAATACATGCAGAATGGGAGGATCTATTGTTCGTAATACTGGTGGAACAACAAATGCAGAACTAAACTGGTGGGGAAACAATAATAAGCCTACTGGAATAGGTGGATTTACCATTAACAAATGGTTCGTACTCAAAGTAAACACAAATTCAAGCTCTGTTCCAATTAATACCAACTCTAAGATAACTGCAGATTTAAGGTATGACAATTATGGAACACTCCATACAGAATCATATTTACCAAATGGAATACCAGTGGCTTTTACTACTAACCTCGGAACTGTAAGCGCGAAAGCTTATACTGTTAAGGGAATAGCACAATCTACATTAAAAAGCGCATTAGGGGGCACAGCTAACGTTTCAGCTATAGTTAATTCTCAACAAGTATCTAAATTGATTAAAATTATAGATAAAATCCCACCTAAAGTGAGTTCAACAAATCCTAAAAACAATGCAACAGGATTTTCAAGAACAGCCACTATCTCAATTAAATTCAACGAGAACATAAAAGCAAGCACATACTGGTCAAAAATCTATGTTAAAAACATGAAAACAGGGAAAACTGCCGTAATCAGCAAAGCAATCAAAGGAAATACACTTTACATCAAAATGAGCTCAAAAAGATACCCATACACATGGTACCAAATTTACATTCCAAAAACAGCAATAAAAGACAATTTTAACAACAATTTAGCGGCAGCTTATACTTTCAAGTTCAAAACAGGAAAATATCCCTTAAACTACCAGTAA
- a CDS encoding GyrI-like domain-containing protein, which translates to MASNKSLKPLKVEITGLKMLKLIGCVYYGDPFHSNEEWSVENEIGLLWNRFYKLCEKYGDILQKKIVNDLAYEVHLQPEDYKETGKFYVYVGVEVREIEEMPLEMFCKTFPMTKYAVFTFKGEKMSQGGEHIWNEWLPNSDYHEAHPYMALAYDKDRFFGLDNPESEIDFYVPVKPKY; encoded by the coding sequence ATGGCCTCAAATAAATCTTTAAAGCCTTTAAAGGTGGAAATTACTGGTTTAAAAATGCTTAAATTAATAGGATGTGTTTATTATGGCGATCCATTTCATTCTAATGAAGAATGGAGTGTAGAAAATGAAATAGGATTGCTGTGGAACCGTTTCTATAAGTTATGTGAGAAATATGGAGATATACTCCAAAAAAAAATAGTTAATGACCTGGCCTATGAAGTTCATCTTCAACCTGAAGATTATAAAGAAACTGGGAAATTTTACGTTTATGTTGGAGTTGAAGTAAGGGAAATAGAAGAAATGCCCCTTGAAATGTTTTGTAAAACATTCCCAATGACAAAGTATGCTGTCTTCACATTTAAAGGAGAAAAAATGTCTCAAGGGGGAGAACACATCTGGAATGAATGGCTCCCAAACTCAGATTACCATGAAGCTCATCCATACATGGCATTAGCATATGATAAAGACCGGTTCTTTGGACTAGATAATCCCGAATCAGAAATTGATTTCTATGTCCCTGTAAAACCAAAATATTGA